One Paraburkholderia phytofirmans OLGA172 genomic window carries:
- a CDS encoding efflux RND transporter permease subunit produces MAKFFIDRPIFAWVIAIILMLAGIASVFTLPIAQYPTIAPPAVQISATYPGASAKTVENTVTQVIEQQMSGLDHLLYLSSTSDDSGTATITLTFAAGTNPDIAQVQVQNKLQLATPLLPQAVQQLGTKVTKSSSSFLLVLAFVSEDGSMSKYDLANYVASNVQDPISRIDGVGTVTLFGSQYAMRIWLDANKLTNFGLTPVDVQTALLAQNVQVAGGSLGGTPSVPGQVLQATITEATLLNTPEQFGNVLLKVNTDGSQVRIKDVGHIELGGENYNFDTKYNGAPTAGFGIQLATGANALATAKAVRAKIDELSKYFPHGLVVQYPYDTTPFVRASIEEVVKTLLEGIVLVFLVMYLFLQNLRATLIPTIAVPVVLLGTFAIMGVVGFSINTLSMFGLVLAIGLLVDDAIVVVENVERVMAEEGLSPRDATRKAMEQITGALVGVALVLSAVFVPVAFSGGSVGAIYRQFSLTIVAAMVLSVLVALILTPALCATILKPIPKGHHEVKTGFFGWFNRTFETSRDKYHSGVHHVIKRSGRWLIIYMVVIFAVGLLFVKLPKSFLPDEDQGTMFVLVQTPSGSTQETTARALKDVSDYLLNTEKSIVESTFTVNGFSFAGRGQNAGLVFVRMKDYAARQHSDQKVQALVGRLFMHFSSYKNALVYPVNPPSIPELGTAAGFDFELQDRAGVGHEKLMQARNMLLGMAAKDPTLAQVRPNGLNDTPQFTVNIDHEKASALGVSLSVIDQTFSIAWASQYVNNFLDTDGRIKKVYLQGDAPFRMKPEDLNAWYVRNTAGGMVPFSSFASGTWSYGSPKLERYNGISAVEIQGAAAPGKSTGQAMTAMEALVAKLPAGIGYEWTGLSLQERQSGSQAPILYGISILVVFLCLAALYESWSIPFSVIMVVPLGVIGALLAATLRGLENDVFFQVGLLTTVGLSAKNAILIVEFARELQQGQGMGPVEAALEAARLRLRPILMTSLAFILGVMPLAISNGAGSASQHAIGTGVIGGMLTATFLAIFMIPMFFVVIRAKFGGEQEDPDEALEHYNQHHPHDPQGGGSAGNGSGKDGH; encoded by the coding sequence ATGGCAAAGTTCTTTATTGATCGCCCAATTTTTGCATGGGTGATCGCCATCATTCTGATGCTCGCGGGTATCGCGTCGGTCTTCACATTGCCGATCGCGCAATACCCGACCATCGCGCCGCCGGCCGTGCAGATCAGTGCAACGTACCCGGGCGCATCGGCGAAGACGGTGGAAAACACCGTCACGCAGGTGATCGAGCAGCAGATGAGTGGTCTCGACCACTTGCTGTACCTGTCGTCCACTTCGGACGACTCGGGTACGGCAACCATCACGCTGACGTTCGCAGCCGGCACCAATCCTGACATTGCGCAGGTGCAGGTGCAGAACAAGCTGCAGCTCGCCACGCCGCTGTTGCCGCAAGCCGTGCAGCAGTTGGGCACCAAGGTCACGAAGTCGAGCAGCAGCTTCTTGCTGGTGTTGGCGTTCGTGTCCGAAGACGGCAGCATGAGCAAGTACGACCTGGCGAACTACGTCGCGTCGAACGTCCAGGACCCGATCAGCCGGATCGACGGTGTGGGTACGGTGACGCTGTTCGGCTCGCAGTACGCGATGCGGATCTGGCTGGATGCGAACAAGTTGACCAACTTCGGCCTGACGCCGGTGGATGTGCAGACCGCGCTGCTCGCGCAGAACGTGCAGGTCGCGGGCGGTTCGCTCGGCGGCACGCCGTCGGTGCCGGGCCAGGTGCTGCAGGCCACCATCACGGAAGCCACGCTGCTCAATACGCCTGAACAGTTCGGCAACGTGCTGCTGAAGGTGAATACGGACGGTTCGCAAGTCCGTATCAAGGATGTGGGCCACATCGAGCTCGGCGGCGAAAACTACAACTTCGACACCAAGTACAACGGTGCGCCGACGGCAGGCTTCGGGATTCAGCTGGCCACCGGCGCGAACGCGCTGGCAACCGCCAAGGCGGTGCGCGCGAAGATCGACGAACTGTCGAAGTACTTCCCGCATGGCCTCGTTGTGCAGTATCCGTACGACACCACGCCGTTCGTGCGCGCGTCGATTGAAGAAGTGGTCAAGACGCTGCTCGAGGGTATCGTGCTGGTGTTCCTGGTCATGTACCTGTTCCTGCAGAACCTGCGCGCCACGCTGATCCCGACGATCGCCGTGCCGGTGGTGCTGCTGGGCACGTTCGCGATCATGGGTGTGGTGGGCTTCTCGATCAACACGCTGTCCATGTTCGGGCTCGTGCTGGCGATCGGCTTGCTGGTGGACGATGCGATCGTGGTGGTGGAAAACGTCGAGCGGGTGATGGCGGAGGAGGGCTTATCGCCTCGCGACGCCACCCGCAAGGCAATGGAGCAGATTACCGGCGCGCTGGTCGGCGTGGCGCTCGTGCTGTCGGCGGTGTTCGTGCCGGTGGCGTTCTCGGGCGGTTCGGTCGGGGCCATTTACCGGCAGTTCTCGCTGACGATCGTGGCGGCGATGGTGCTGTCCGTGCTGGTCGCGTTGATTCTGACGCCGGCGCTGTGCGCGACGATCCTCAAGCCGATTCCGAAGGGGCATCACGAAGTCAAGACGGGCTTCTTCGGCTGGTTCAACCGGACCTTCGAAACGAGCCGCGACAAGTATCACTCGGGCGTTCACCACGTGATCAAGCGCTCGGGCCGTTGGCTGATCATCTATATGGTGGTGATCTTCGCGGTCGGCCTGCTGTTCGTGAAACTGCCGAAGTCGTTCCTGCCTGATGAAGACCAGGGCACGATGTTCGTACTGGTGCAAACGCCGTCCGGCTCGACCCAGGAAACCACGGCGCGCGCGCTGAAGGACGTCTCCGACTACCTGCTCAACACCGAGAAGAGCATCGTCGAATCGACCTTTACGGTGAACGGCTTCAGCTTCGCCGGCCGCGGTCAGAACGCGGGTCTCGTGTTCGTGCGGATGAAGGACTACGCGGCGCGTCAGCACTCGGATCAGAAGGTGCAGGCGCTGGTTGGCCGCCTCTTCATGCATTTTTCGAGCTACAAGAACGCGCTGGTGTATCCGGTGAATCCGCCGTCGATTCCTGAGCTCGGCACGGCCGCCGGCTTCGACTTCGAATTGCAGGATCGCGCGGGTGTCGGCCACGAGAAGCTGATGCAAGCTCGCAACATGCTGCTGGGTATGGCCGCGAAAGATCCGACGCTGGCTCAGGTGCGTCCGAACGGCCTGAACGATACGCCGCAGTTCACCGTGAACATCGACCACGAGAAGGCTTCCGCGCTCGGCGTGTCGCTGTCCGTGATCGACCAGACGTTCTCGATCGCATGGGCGTCGCAATACGTGAACAACTTCCTCGATACCGACGGCCGGATCAAGAAGGTGTATCTGCAGGGCGACGCACCGTTCCGGATGAAACCGGAAGACCTGAACGCCTGGTACGTGCGCAATACGGCCGGCGGCATGGTGCCGTTCTCATCGTTCGCCAGCGGTACGTGGTCCTACGGTTCGCCGAAGCTCGAGCGCTACAACGGTATCTCGGCGGTGGAAATCCAGGGCGCGGCTGCCCCGGGCAAGTCGACCGGCCAGGCCATGACGGCCATGGAAGCACTCGTGGCGAAGCTGCCGGCGGGTATCGGCTACGAATGGACGGGCCTGTCGTTGCAGGAACGCCAGTCCGGTTCGCAGGCGCCGATTCTGTACGGCATTTCGATTCTGGTGGTGTTCCTCTGTCTCGCGGCGCTGTATGAAAGCTGGTCGATTCCGTTCTCGGTGATCATGGTGGTGCCGCTTGGCGTGATCGGCGCACTGCTGGCCGCTACGCTGCGCGGGCTTGAGAACGACGTGTTCTTCCAGGTGGGTCTGTTGACCACGGTGGGGCTGTCGGCGAAGAACGCGATTCTGATCGTGGAATTCGCCCGCGAGCTGCAGCAGGGTCAAGGGATGGGACCGGTCGAGGCCGCGCTGGAAGCCGCGCGTCTGCGGTTGCGGCCGATTCTGATGACCTCGCTCGCGTTCATTCTCGGCGTGATGCCGCTCGCGATCAGTAACGGCGCGGGCTCGGCCAGCCAGCACGCAATCGGTACCGGCGTGATCGGCGGGATGTTGACGGCGACCTTCCTCGCGATTTTCATGATCCCGATGTTCTTCGTCGTGATCCGCGCGAAATTCGGCGGCGAGCAGGAAGACCCGGATGAGGCGCTCGAACACTACAACCAGCACCATCCGCATGATCCGCAAGGTGGCGGGTCGGCCGGCAATGGCTCGGGCAAGGACGGACATTGA
- a CDS encoding efflux RND transporter periplasmic adaptor subunit — MRVERVPFRLISAATAAVLLAACGPKQSAPPQQTPEVGVVTVQPTAVPVVTELPGRTSAFLVAQVRARVDGIVLRREFTEGGEVKAGQRLYKIDPAPYIAALNNAKATLAKAQANLATTTAQANRYKVLVAANAVSKQDYDNAVAAEGQAAADVAAGKAAIDTAQINLGYTDVTSPVTGQIGVSQVTPGAYVQASAATLMATVQQLDPVYVDLTQSSLDGLKLRREVQEGRLKTSGPDAAKVSLILEDGRTYSEKGKLQFTDVTVDQSTGSVTVRAIFKNADKVLLPGMFVRARIEEGVNDNALVVPQVGITHDQKGQPTALVVGDDNKVALRQLVTSGTYGSNWVVESGLKAGDRVIVQGTDKVRPGAQVKAVAAQLPATPASGVSAQGAPAASGATQTGRPASAASGA, encoded by the coding sequence ATGCGCGTCGAACGGGTTCCATTCCGCTTAATCAGTGCCGCGACGGCTGCCGTATTGCTGGCAGCGTGCGGACCAAAACAATCTGCCCCGCCGCAACAAACGCCCGAAGTGGGCGTCGTCACCGTCCAGCCCACGGCTGTGCCCGTCGTCACCGAATTGCCCGGCCGCACCAGTGCCTTCCTCGTCGCGCAAGTGCGTGCACGGGTCGACGGCATCGTGCTCCGCCGCGAATTCACGGAAGGCGGTGAGGTCAAGGCCGGCCAGCGTCTGTACAAGATCGACCCGGCGCCCTACATCGCCGCGCTGAACAACGCAAAGGCAACCCTGGCGAAGGCCCAGGCCAATCTCGCGACAACCACCGCGCAAGCCAACCGCTACAAGGTGCTGGTTGCCGCCAACGCAGTCAGCAAGCAGGACTACGACAACGCGGTGGCCGCGGAAGGCCAGGCCGCGGCTGATGTGGCCGCCGGCAAGGCAGCGATCGACACGGCGCAGATCAACCTCGGCTACACCGACGTGACCTCGCCGGTGACCGGCCAGATCGGCGTATCGCAAGTCACGCCCGGCGCGTATGTGCAGGCGAGCGCCGCCACGCTGATGGCCACGGTCCAGCAACTCGATCCGGTCTACGTGGACTTGACGCAATCCAGCCTCGACGGTCTGAAGCTGCGCCGCGAAGTGCAGGAAGGGCGTCTGAAGACGAGCGGCCCGGACGCCGCCAAGGTCTCGCTGATTCTCGAAGACGGCCGCACCTATTCGGAAAAGGGCAAGCTGCAGTTCACCGACGTGACTGTCGACCAGAGCACTGGCTCGGTGACGGTTCGCGCGATCTTCAAGAACGCGGACAAGGTGCTGCTGCCGGGCATGTTCGTGCGCGCGAGGATCGAGGAAGGTGTCAACGACAACGCGCTCGTCGTGCCGCAAGTCGGCATCACGCATGACCAGAAGGGTCAGCCGACCGCGCTCGTGGTCGGCGATGACAACAAGGTCGCGTTGCGTCAGCTCGTCACCTCGGGCACGTACGGTTCGAACTGGGTGGTGGAAAGCGGCCTGAAGGCGGGCGACCGCGTGATTGTCCAGGGCACCGACAAGGTCCGCCCGGGCGCGCAGGTCAAGGCCGTTGCCGCGCAACTTCCCGCCACACCCGCTTCCGGCGTATCCGCTCAGGGTGCGCCGGCCGCCAGCGGTGCGACGCAGACGGGTCGACCCGCTTCTGCTGCATCGGGCGCGTAA
- a CDS encoding TetR family transcriptional regulator — MVRRTKEEAQETRNSILDAAERVFFEKGVSRTSLADIAQAAGVTRGAIYWHFAHKSDLFTEMFDRVLLPLDELKAASLDPNEPDPLGRLREICTVCLRDTANEPRRRRVFDILFLKCELVEEMGPVMVRYQTNMREGLKKIEGGLRNAISKGQLPADLDTRIAAAMVHAFVSGSLRDMLFLPEATDFGTHAERMVAGMFDALRLSPALRKEKTAG, encoded by the coding sequence ATGGTCCGAAGAACCAAAGAAGAGGCGCAGGAGACGCGCAACAGCATTCTCGACGCGGCCGAAAGGGTTTTCTTCGAGAAGGGCGTATCGCGCACGTCGCTCGCCGACATCGCACAGGCCGCCGGCGTCACGCGCGGCGCAATCTATTGGCATTTCGCGCACAAAAGCGATCTGTTTACCGAAATGTTCGACCGCGTGCTGCTGCCGCTGGACGAACTCAAGGCCGCCTCGCTAGACCCCAATGAGCCCGACCCGCTCGGGCGCCTGCGGGAAATCTGCACGGTCTGCCTGCGCGACACCGCCAACGAACCGCGTCGCCGGCGGGTGTTCGACATCCTCTTTCTGAAGTGCGAGCTGGTCGAAGAGATGGGGCCGGTGATGGTCCGTTATCAGACCAATATGCGCGAAGGGCTGAAGAAGATCGAAGGCGGTCTGCGCAATGCGATCTCCAAAGGGCAACTGCCAGCCGATCTCGACACCAGGATCGCGGCGGCGATGGTGCATGCGTTCGTCAGCGGCTCGCTGCGCGACATGCTGTTTCTGCCGGAGGCGACCGATTTCGGCACGCATGCGGAGCGGATGGTCGCAGGGATGTTCGATGCGCTGCGGCTGAGTCCGGCCTTGCGCAAGGAAAAGACGGCAGGCTGA
- a CDS encoding CoxG family protein, which translates to MELNDALRIPLAPSDVWDALQDLALLRASLDNCESFTRLGHGEFALVMTVPLGPLRARYEARAHVAGQDSGPADAQRRTINFKARAEGIGSLRGQIEVRLRAEDGSHGIGRERGTRIDYTIWATSSGPLAELPTRQLENALHQLADDFFDEFGAVVRAKHGQGPNRARGSATRRQHVFLRPIALSGIARRTRTDHGNALTGRAASASHGASHGVSHGVSHREPGPHVVPHWAWAAMIFLVALLLYVARWISEH; encoded by the coding sequence ATGGAACTGAACGACGCGTTACGGATTCCGCTTGCGCCGTCCGACGTTTGGGACGCGTTGCAGGACCTCGCCTTGTTGCGTGCCAGTCTCGACAATTGCGAGTCGTTCACGCGGCTTGGCCACGGCGAATTTGCGCTCGTCATGACCGTGCCGCTCGGGCCGTTGCGCGCGCGTTACGAAGCGCGGGCCCACGTCGCCGGTCAGGATTCCGGACCGGCGGACGCGCAGCGCCGCACCATTAATTTCAAGGCGCGAGCCGAGGGCATCGGCTCATTGCGCGGACAGATCGAAGTGAGGTTGCGCGCTGAGGATGGCTCGCATGGCATCGGCAGGGAGCGGGGCACGCGAATCGATTACACGATCTGGGCGACTTCGTCCGGGCCACTCGCCGAACTGCCCACGCGCCAGCTCGAAAACGCGCTGCATCAGCTGGCCGACGATTTTTTCGACGAATTCGGCGCGGTCGTTCGCGCCAAGCATGGGCAAGGGCCGAACCGTGCGCGTGGTTCGGCGACGCGGCGGCAGCACGTGTTTCTGCGGCCGATCGCGCTCAGCGGCATCGCGCGGCGGACCCGCACAGATCATGGAAATGCGCTGACCGGGCGGGCGGCGAGCGCGTCGCATGGGGCGTCCCATGGTGTGTCGCATGGGGTCTCGCATCGCGAGCCCGGTCCGCATGTGGTTCCGCATTGGGCATGGGCGGCGATGATTTTTCTGGTGGCGCTGCTGTTGTATGTGGCGCGTTGGATTAGCGAACACTGA
- a CDS encoding DUF427 domain-containing protein: MSDALTPHGNPGASTGGHTIAISGNHHRVRVIHGGVTMADTQSGLTLKETGLADVFYFPRGDVNMARLERSTHTSHCPFKGEASYFHLRTEDGLIENAVWSYETPLEPAAKIKGYLAFYASRVDRIDQTS; encoded by the coding sequence ATGAGCGATGCCTTGACACCCCACGGAAACCCTGGCGCGAGCACGGGCGGGCACACCATCGCGATCAGCGGCAACCACCACCGGGTGCGGGTGATTCATGGCGGCGTGACCATGGCCGACACCCAGTCGGGCCTGACGCTCAAGGAGACCGGTCTGGCGGATGTATTCTATTTCCCGCGTGGCGACGTGAACATGGCGCGCCTTGAACGCTCCACACATACTTCGCACTGCCCGTTCAAGGGCGAGGCTTCCTATTTCCATCTGCGCACCGAAGACGGTCTGATCGAAAACGCCGTGTGGAGCTATGAGACGCCGCTCGAGCCGGCTGCAAAAATAAAAGGGTATCTCGCGTTTTACGCATCGCGCGTCGACCGCATCGATCAGACATCCTGA
- a CDS encoding DegQ family serine endoprotease, giving the protein MNAKTLSRSAVAVAVAVALSAGYVAGHRDVPAPQVIAPAQAAMMPAEAAAKTGIPDFSGLVETYGPAVVNISAKHVVKETALRGNGGNQLPIDPSDPFYQFYKHFFGGMPGMQGGDGGDAPDQPSASLGSGFIVSSDGYILTNAHVVDGANVVTVKLTDKREFKAKVIGADKQSDVAVLKIDASSLPTVKIGDPRQSKVGQWVVAIGSPYGFDNTVTSGIISAKSRSLPNENYTPFIQTDVPVNPGNSGGPLFNLQGEVIGINSMIYSQTGGFQGLSFAIPINEAIKVKDDIVKTGHVSRGRLGVAVQGMNQTLADSFGMQKPQGALVSSVDPGGPAAKGGLQPGDVILSVNGEPVGDSSDLPSQVAGLAPGSKATVQVWRDKATKDLTVTIGSLSDAKVASDKADQPTQLQGRLGVAVRPLTPEEKSSASVSHGLLVQQSGGAAESAGIQPGDVILAVNGRPVASVDQLKQMIAGAGNSIALLIQRDNAQIFVPVDLG; this is encoded by the coding sequence ATGAACGCGAAAACCTTGTCCCGCAGCGCTGTTGCAGTGGCTGTCGCCGTGGCGCTTTCCGCCGGCTATGTGGCGGGGCATCGCGACGTCCCCGCGCCGCAGGTGATCGCGCCGGCGCAGGCTGCGATGATGCCTGCTGAAGCCGCGGCGAAAACCGGCATCCCCGATTTCTCCGGTCTGGTCGAAACCTATGGCCCGGCCGTCGTCAACATCAGCGCAAAGCACGTGGTTAAGGAGACGGCGTTGCGCGGCAACGGCGGCAACCAGTTGCCGATCGATCCGAGTGATCCCTTCTATCAGTTCTACAAGCACTTCTTCGGCGGCATGCCGGGCATGCAAGGCGGCGACGGCGGCGATGCGCCCGATCAACCGAGCGCGAGCCTCGGTTCGGGATTCATCGTCAGCAGCGACGGCTACATCCTGACCAATGCCCACGTGGTGGACGGCGCGAACGTCGTCACCGTGAAGCTGACCGACAAGCGTGAATTCAAGGCGAAAGTGATCGGCGCCGACAAGCAGTCCGACGTCGCCGTGCTGAAGATCGACGCGAGCAGTCTGCCGACCGTGAAGATCGGCGATCCGCGTCAGAGCAAGGTCGGCCAGTGGGTGGTCGCGATCGGCTCGCCTTACGGTTTCGACAACACGGTGACCTCGGGCATCATCAGCGCGAAGTCGCGTTCGCTGCCGAACGAAAACTACACGCCATTCATTCAGACCGACGTGCCGGTGAACCCGGGTAATTCCGGCGGCCCGCTGTTCAATCTGCAAGGCGAAGTGATCGGCATCAACTCGATGATTTATTCGCAGACGGGCGGCTTCCAGGGCCTTTCGTTCGCGATCCCGATCAATGAAGCGATCAAGGTCAAGGACGACATCGTCAAGACCGGCCACGTGAGCCGCGGGCGTCTCGGCGTCGCGGTGCAGGGCATGAACCAGACGCTGGCCGATTCGTTCGGCATGCAGAAGCCGCAGGGCGCGCTCGTCAGCTCGGTCGATCCGGGCGGCCCGGCCGCCAAGGGCGGTTTGCAGCCGGGCGACGTGATTCTGTCGGTGAATGGCGAGCCGGTCGGCGACTCGTCGGATCTGCCGTCGCAGGTCGCCGGTCTGGCGCCAGGCAGCAAGGCCACCGTGCAAGTGTGGCGCGACAAGGCCACCAAGGACCTGACGGTAACGATCGGTTCGTTGTCGGATGCGAAGGTCGCCTCGGACAAGGCCGATCAGCCGACCCAGTTGCAAGGCCGTCTCGGTGTGGCGGTGCGGCCGCTGACGCCGGAAGAGAAGAGCAGCGCGTCGGTGTCGCATGGTCTGCTGGTCCAGCAATCGGGCGGCGCGGCTGAAAGCGCCGGCATCCAGCCGGGCGACGTGATCCTGGCGGTCAACGGCCGGCCGGTCGCGAGCGTCGATCAGTTGAAGCAGATGATCGCCGGCGCGGGCAACAGCATTGCGTTGCTGATCCAGCGCGATAACGCGCAGATCTTTGTGCCGGTCGATCTCGGCTAA
- a CDS encoding ATP-binding protein has translation MRSIRRQLLVWLLALVLLGVGIAGWLIYRQALAEANELFDYQLEQIAAALPSEPFSQVLGSRDTGDEGIVLQIWNRNGVLMYYSRPRAPLAPRAELGFSTEHTERGDWRVYGAIVGDNVVQLAQPVSVRNRLAANVALRTLWPLIVLLPFLGLAVWVIVGRGLRPLRRVTSALDTRHPEALDPLPDQRLPLEVQPLVRALNGLLERLATALDIQKAFVADAAHELRTPLAAVQIQSQLVARAKDDAARSDALADLQAGVTRATRLAEQLLALARSEPDGLAATNAIDLRALLQDCVVAYAPLAQNRGVDLGIEASEPAAVTGDADALRVMFNNLVDNATKYTPRGGRVDVSLYVDEGHPVVRIADSGPGIEPAERDRVFDRFYRAGAGANRARTDVAGSGLGLAIVRRIATQHHAAVRLDESPAGGLQVEVRF, from the coding sequence ATGCGTTCGATTCGCCGTCAATTGTTGGTCTGGCTGCTGGCGCTGGTGTTGCTCGGCGTCGGCATTGCGGGTTGGCTGATCTACCGGCAAGCGCTTGCCGAAGCCAATGAACTGTTCGATTACCAGTTGGAGCAGATCGCCGCGGCACTGCCGTCGGAACCGTTCTCGCAGGTGCTCGGTTCGCGCGACACCGGCGACGAAGGCATCGTGCTGCAAATCTGGAACCGCAACGGCGTGCTGATGTACTACTCGCGACCGCGTGCGCCACTCGCGCCGCGCGCCGAACTCGGCTTTTCGACCGAGCATACGGAGCGCGGCGACTGGCGTGTGTACGGCGCGATCGTCGGCGATAACGTCGTGCAGTTGGCGCAACCGGTTTCGGTGCGCAACCGGCTCGCGGCGAACGTCGCGTTGCGAACCCTGTGGCCGTTGATCGTTCTGCTGCCGTTTCTGGGGCTGGCGGTGTGGGTGATCGTCGGGCGCGGACTGCGGCCGTTGCGGCGCGTGACCAGCGCGCTCGACACGCGTCACCCCGAGGCCCTCGATCCCTTGCCCGACCAACGTCTGCCGCTCGAAGTGCAGCCGCTGGTGCGCGCATTGAACGGCCTGCTCGAACGGCTCGCCACCGCGCTCGATATCCAGAAGGCATTCGTCGCCGATGCCGCGCACGAATTGCGCACGCCGCTCGCCGCCGTGCAGATCCAATCGCAACTGGTGGCCCGCGCGAAAGACGACGCCGCCCGTAGCGACGCGCTGGCCGACCTGCAGGCGGGCGTCACGCGCGCCACGCGTCTCGCCGAACAATTGCTGGCGCTCGCACGATCGGAACCGGACGGCCTCGCCGCCACCAACGCGATCGATCTGCGCGCGTTGCTGCAAGACTGTGTCGTAGCGTACGCGCCGCTTGCGCAGAATCGCGGCGTCGATCTCGGTATCGAGGCGAGCGAACCTGCTGCGGTGACCGGCGACGCCGACGCGCTGCGGGTCATGTTCAATAACCTCGTTGATAACGCAACCAAATACACGCCGCGAGGCGGCCGGGTCGACGTCAGTCTGTATGTCGACGAAGGGCATCCGGTGGTGCGGATTGCCGACAGCGGGCCGGGCATCGAGCCCGCTGAACGCGACCGCGTGTTCGATCGCTTCTACCGGGCCGGCGCCGGTGCGAACCGCGCGCGCACCGACGTGGCGGGCAGCGGTCTCGGCCTCGCGATCGTGCGCCGCATTGCAACGCAGCACCATGCGGCGGTGAGGCTCGACGAATCTCCGGCGGGTGGTTTGCAGGTCGAAGTGCGCTTTTGA
- a CDS encoding response regulator: MRILLVEDDRMIAEGVRKALRGEGFAVDWVEDGDAALSAATAQPYDLVLLDLGLPKRDGLDVLRTLRAKGNAIPVLIVTARDAVADRVKGLDAGADDYLVKPFDLDELGARMRALIRRQSGRSDSTIRHGNLTLDPASHQVTLDGAPVALSAREFALLEALIARPGAVLSKSQLEEKMYGWGEEIGSNTVEVYIHALRKKLGADLIRNVRGLGYMIAKDA; encoded by the coding sequence ATGCGCATATTGCTAGTCGAAGACGACCGGATGATCGCCGAAGGCGTGCGCAAGGCGCTACGCGGCGAAGGCTTTGCGGTCGACTGGGTGGAAGACGGCGACGCGGCGCTCAGCGCGGCGACCGCCCAACCTTACGATCTGGTGCTGCTCGATTTGGGCCTGCCCAAACGCGACGGGCTCGACGTGCTGCGTACGCTGCGCGCGAAAGGCAACGCGATTCCCGTGCTGATCGTGACCGCGCGCGATGCGGTCGCCGATCGCGTCAAAGGCCTCGACGCCGGCGCCGACGATTACCTCGTCAAACCTTTCGATCTCGACGAACTCGGCGCCCGCATGCGCGCGCTGATCCGCCGCCAATCGGGCCGCAGCGATTCGACGATTCGCCACGGTAACCTGACGCTCGATCCCGCGTCGCATCAGGTCACGCTCGACGGCGCACCGGTCGCGTTGTCGGCGCGTGAATTCGCGCTGCTCGAAGCGTTGATCGCACGGCCCGGTGCGGTGCTCTCGAAGAGCCAGCTCGAAGAAAAAATGTACGGCTGGGGCGAGGAAATCGGCAGCAATACCGTCGAGGTCTACATTCACGCCCTGCGCAAGAAGCTCGGCGCGGACCTGATCCGCAACGTGCGCGGTCTCGGCTACATGATCGCCAAGGACGCCTGA